In Podospora pseudocomata strain CBS 415.72m chromosome 4, whole genome shotgun sequence, the genomic stretch CGGCCCCACCGTTCCGTATCTTGGCGTTCCTCCGCCTCACATCGACATCCACTTCACTCTGGGGTGCAGAGTATCATCATGGGAAGAAACTTACATGATTAAACCGCCGAGTAAGAATCGGCAGTCTTGGCTCGACTGACCGAAGAGCTAGGAGCTATGGTCGAAGGAGCTGTGGAAGGAACAGTCGTGCGCTTTGAAGAGATGCAAGTCGTGCACTTGGTGGTCGCCTTGGTAGCGGTTGTACACTTTGAGGACTCGGTAATGGTCGACTTTGGCCGTCTGCGAGCAGCTGCTCCGGACTCGGCCAACTCGATCGCCCTGGCATTCCGATGCTCCGCGATATTCTGAGCCCACTTCTGGGGCAGCTTGAGACAAAACAGGGCGATAAACATGGTGACGAAGAAGCAGACCAAGACTGCGATCAGGACTTTGCTCGCTCCGGAGGTCATTTTGACCCTTTAATCTTTTGGGTTGTGTTCTTCGATTTTTGCAGCTGTCCTGCCGTGTGGTCGATACTCTGATCTGAAGAGGGAATGGCAAGAGAGGGTGTCGAGGCGTTGGATAGCAGGAAAGCTGACAAGATCGGAAGCTTGATCAAAGAAAGACAGACACAGGTAGGCACAATGGTCGACAACATGTCCCGGGTGTCGAAGAAAACCAAAACACATTCACTTGGTCTGCCAGATCCACAAGGCCCGCAATAAACACAGTAAATTCACTTCGCCGGCTTTGCTTCCTGGCGACACTATTGCTCCAAACTGGCCTTGcctccctcaaactccccaaaATCATACTCCTCTGGGTATCTATCAAGATGCTCGCTCAACTCCCTCATCTGCGCCTTCAAATCAGGTGTCAGCTCCTCATACACATCCTCAAACATGTTCTTGATCGCCggcttcttcagcttctctGCCTCCGCAAAAGCCTTGAGAACATCCCTCCTGATGCTGTCTCtcgcttccttctccttttgcTCATCCCAGATCCCCTTGGACTCCATCCACTTGCGCAACCGGGCAATGGGGTtatctcttctcttccagtCCTCGACCTCCACTCTGGCCCGGTACGCAAAAGAATCATCCGAAGTGCTGTGGTGACTGACCCGGTATGTCATGGCCTCAATCAACACGGGCTTTCCGCCATCCTGCAGCGCAAGCTCTCTTGCCTTCTTGGTGGCCTCTCTGACAGCCCAAAAGTCATTGCCATCCACGCGAATGGTCTCAATGCCGTAGCCCAACCCGCGACTAGCGATGCCGTCACCCCGGTATTGTTCCAACGACGGCGTCGAGATGGCATAACCATTATTGCGGCAGATGAAGAGGACCGGGCACGACCTCGTCGCGGCAATGTTCAGCGCGGCGTGGAAGTCGCCCTCACTAGCAGCCCCTTCGCCGAAGTAAGCCGCCACAACCCGAGGGGGCATCTCGGGGTTCTGCATCCTCTGGATCTTGAGCGCGTAGGCCGC encodes the following:
- a CDS encoding hypothetical protein (EggNog:ENOG503NW4W; COG:C); protein product: MKRIRPSSLLRRPVRVSPTTLQHVHRRTAASLSQRPDSTHLKFPGALTSPFSNTMKYEVPSNYPALPTYRAIDQHGVVVDPNFEPDMTEEEVIKHYKDMLTVSIMDLIMFDAQRQGRLSFYMVSAGEEAVSVATASALTKDDVVFCQYREQGVFKQRGFELSDFMNQLFANVKDPGKGRNMPVHYGSRELNIHTISSPLATQLPQASGAAYALKIQRMQNPEMPPRVVAAYFGEGAASEGDFHAALNIAATRSCPVLFICRNNGYAISTPSLEQYRGDGIASRGLGYGIETIRVDGNDFWAVREATKKARELALQDGGKPVLIEAMTYRVSHHSTSDDSFAYRARVEVEDWKRRDNPIARLRKWMESKGIWDEQKEKEARDSIRRDVLKAFAEAEKLKKPAIKNMFEDVYEELTPDLKAQMRELSEHLDRYPEEYDFGEFEGGKASLEQ